In Polyangiaceae bacterium, the DNA window GCCAACAGTTCGACCAACCTTTCCCGTTGCCCACATGTTGCCCACGCGAGCGTACCTCTGCGTCGTTTCCCGTCTCGTCGTGTCGCGTTGCCTATGGCCCCCTCGTTATCGCAGCGTGGCTGAGGCGTTCCATTTTGTGTTGTTGTTTCAGTCAGTTACGAGGGGTTTGCCATAAGGAAGTTTCCCTATTCCTAAACCGTTGGTCGCAAGTTCGATTCTTGCCTGGGGCGCCAATCATTTCAAGCACTTACGCGCCCCCACCTCCTCGAACTTCCTCACCTGACTCAGCCGTGGCCTCACAGTGGCCTCAACCCTCCTCGAAAGGGTTTGCCCACGGAAGGATCCGCGAGCGTGCTCGACTTGAAGGCCGGACGGTCTGAGCCGGCGGCGACTTCTGTTGAGGTCCGCACAGCACGAGCGGCCCAGGCAGTGGTTTAGGAATAGGGAAACTTCCTTATGGCAAACCCCTCGTAACTGACTGAAACAACAACACAAAATGGAACGCCTCAGCCACGCTGCGATAACGAGGGGGCCATGGGCAACGCGACACGACGAGACGGGAAACGACGCAGAGGTACGCCTGCGTGGGCAAATGTGGGCAACGGGCAAGCGGTGGAAAATGTTGGGGAGGGTTTGTCGGGGAGGGAGAGGCTTGAACGGTGCCCGGCAGGACGTGCGGATACTGAATGCTTCCATTACGAGGCCACTCAGACTTCATATTTGGGGATGGTTCATGCTCGCGCAGTTGACAACTGTCACCATCCCACCGGCATCGACCTTCTCCGCCACACCGGTCAGTAAACCCGGCAGTGATGCGAGTACCGCCGTCTCAGCAATGGTGACCCACGACCACTCGACCGGGGGATCCGCTCGTTCGGGTACGCATTCCCCCATGGCTTCGTGGGCGAAAAAGAAAAAACCCTCCCACTGCGTGCCTAGCACGTCGTATACATCGTGCGCAACCAGCTTGAGCGACGTCACAGGCGCT includes these proteins:
- a CDS encoding NUDIX hydrolase; translation: MPRAARAWTAILEFPGGKVEADEKPAEAAARELREETSIEAPVTSLKLVAHDVYDVLGTQWEGFFFFAHEAMGECVPERADPPVEWSWVTIAETAVLASLPGLLTGVAEKVDAGGMVTVVNCASMNHPQI